Proteins encoded in a region of the Kryptolebias marmoratus isolate JLee-2015 linkage group LG14, ASM164957v2, whole genome shotgun sequence genome:
- the aif1l gene encoding allograft inflammatory factor 1-like, which yields MPSGQNVQGGKAFGLLKEQQRQKLEEINQEYLEDQKYRDEEGLAEKLEGLKNKYAEFDLTDEGEIDMMGMKRMMEKLGVPKTHLELKKMMVEVTGDSSTTTINYRDFVKMMLGKRSAVLKLILIFEDKANGAPCKPDGPPPKRDIASLP from the exons ATGCCCTCCGGTCAAAACGTCCAAG GTGGGAAAGCCTTTGGGTTGttgaaggagcagcagaggcAAAAACTGGAGGAAATAAACCAG GAATACCTGGAGGACCAGAAATACAGAGATGAGGAAGGCCTGGCCGAAAAACTGGAAGGCCTAAAGA ataaATATGCTGAGTTCGACTTAACTGATGAAGGAGAGATCG atATGATGGGAATGAAGCGGATGATGGAGAAGCTGGGGGTGCCCAAGACCCACTTGGAGCTGAAGAAAATGATGGTGGAGGTGACCGGCGACAGCAGCACCACCACCATCAACTACAGAGACTTTGTCAAAATGATGCTGGGCAAGCGCTCCGCCGTGCTCAAATT aattttaatttttgaagaCAAAGCCAACGGCGCCCCCTGCAAGCCGGATGGACCCCCTCCGAAGCGGGACATCGCCAGCCTGCCTTAA
- the prkaa1 gene encoding 5'-AMP-activated protein kinase catalytic subunit alpha-1, with the protein MATEKQKHEGRVKIGHYILGDTLGVGTFGKVKVGQHELTKHQVAVKILNRQKIRSLDVVGKIRREIQNLKLFRHPHIIKLYQVISTPTDIFMVMEYVSGGELFDYICKNGKLEEKESRRLFQQIISAVDYCHRHMVVHRDLKPENVLLDAHMNAKIADFGLSNMMSDGEFLRTSCGSPNYAAPEVISGRLYAGPEVDIWSSGVILYALLCGTLPFDDDHVPTLFKKICDGIFFTPQYLNPQVVSLLKHMLQVDPMKRATIKEIREDEWFKQDLPKYLFPEDPSYSNNMIDDEALKEVCEKFECTEEEVLACLYNRNHQDPLAVAYHLIIDNRRIMSEAKDFYLASSPPDSFLDDQHLTSSGAAVAGVIKPHPERVPFLVAETPPRPRHTLDELNPQKSKHQGVRRAKWHLGIRSQSRPNDIMTEVCRAMKQLDYEWKVVNPYYLRVRRKNPVTGMQTKMSLQLYQVDSRTYLLDFRSIDDEMVETKSGTATPLRSGSVSNYRSSGKGDVEGADVPTASGPVLPTKTAEGSLGSSLTSSIDSTGGGDNTSSPRPGSHTIEFFEMCANLIKLLAR; encoded by the exons ATGGCGACGGAAAAACAGAAGCACGAAGGGAGAGTGAAAATCGGACATTACATACTCGGGGACACGCTCGGAGTGGGGACGTTTGGAAAGGTTAAAG TGGGCCAGCATGAACTCACCAAGCACCAAGTGGCAGTGAAGATCCTGAACCGGCAGAAGATCCGCAGCTTGGACGTGGTGGGAAAGATTCGCCGGGAGATCCAGAACCTGAAGCTCTTCAGGCACCCTCACATCATTAAACT ATATCAAGTTATTAGCACCCCCACAGATATCTTCATGGTCATGGAGTATGTCTCAGGTGGAGAGCTCTTCGATTACATCTGCAAAAATGGAAAG ctggaaGAGAAGGAGAGTCGTCGGCTGTTCCAGCAGATTATTTCAGCGGTGGACTACTGCCACAGACATATGGTGGTACACCGAGACCTCAAGCCTGAGAATGTGCTGCTCGATGCACACATGAACGCTAAGATTGCAGATTTCG GTCTGTCAAACATGATGTCAGATGGAGAGTTCCTGAGAACAAGTTGTGGTTCTCCAAACTATGCTGCTCCTGAGGTCATTTCAGGAAG ATTATATGCTGGTCCGGAGGTGGATATATGGAGTAGCGGTGTCATTCTGTACGCTTTGTTGTGTGGGACGCTCCCCTTCGACGACGATCACGTGCCAACACTCTTTAAAAAGATCTGCGACGGCATCTTTTTCACGCCACAGTATCTGAACCCCCAAGTAGTAAGCCTCCTTAAGCACATGCTGCAAGTGGATCCAATGAAAAGAGCCACCATTAAAGAGATCCG AGAGGATGAGTGGTTCAAACAAGATCTTCCCAAGTACTTGTTTCCCGAGGACCCCTCCTACAGCAATAACATGATTGACGACGAGGCCCTGAAGGAGGTCTGCGAGAAGTTTGAGtgcacagaggaggaggtcctCGCCTGCCTATACAATCGCAACCACCAGGACCCGTTAGCCGTCGCCTACCATCTCATTATCGACAATCGCCGCATCATGAGCGAAGCAAAGGACTTCTACCTGGCGTCGAGCCCGCCGGACTCCTTTCTGGACGACCAGCACCTGACTTCGTCCGGCGCGGCCGTGGCCGGCGTCATCAAGCCGCACCCGGAGCGCGTGCCCTTTCTCGTGGCAGAAACCCCTCCCCGACCCCGCCACACGCTGGACGAACTGAACCCGCAGAAGTCCAAACACCAGGGCGTCCGAAGAGCCAAGTGGCACCTGGGGATCCGCAGTCAGAGCCGACCCAACGACATCATGACGGAAGTGTGCCGGGCCATGAAGCAGCTGGATTATGAGTGgaag GTTGTGAATCCTTATTATCTGCGTGTGAGAAGGAAGAATCCTGTTACTGGAATGCAAACCAAGATGAGCCTTCAACTCTACCAGGTGGACAGCAGAACCTACCTCCTCGACTTTCGTAGCATAGAcg ATGAAATGGTGGAGACCAAATCTGGAACTGCGACCCCTCTCCGCTCCGGCTCTGTCAGCAACTACCGCTCTTCCGGAAAGGGCGACGTCGAAGGGGCCGACGTTCCCACCGCGTCGGGCCCCGTGCTGCCCACCAAGACCGCCGAAGGCTCCTTAGGCTCGTCCTTGACCTCGTCCATCGACTCGACGGGAGGCGGGGACAACACGTCCTCCCCCCGGCCAGGGAGCCACACCATCGAGTTCTTTGAAATGTGCGCCAATCTAATTAAACTCCTTGCACGATAG